Proteins encoded together in one Ruminococcaceae bacterium KH2T8 window:
- a CDS encoding Uncharacterized membrane protein YhfC: protein MFGTTIYVLLGIMIAAGVLLPGSLAFWWIRTRHEKITTMLLGAAGFFVFALILESIVHSIVLTAFPVVFEKTVLYTIYGALMAGLFEETARFLIFKFLLKKRTNRETSISYGIGHGGIEAFIFLAYAGAQYVIYAILIEQGQLQSMIDSAAKAGADTSSLEALPEAIASLTAGSIALSCFERVSAILIHIALSVIVFYGVKKSRISLYFLAILLHALFDVPAALYQKGVITSMPFLEIFMFVFAIVAFATVYKLLYSKDTEPGEVAPSV, encoded by the coding sequence ATGTTCGGAACAACTATTTATGTATTACTCGGGATAATGATCGCAGCAGGCGTGCTCCTTCCCGGATCACTCGCCTTCTGGTGGATCAGGACCCGCCATGAAAAGATCACAACCATGCTCCTCGGAGCCGCGGGATTCTTCGTATTCGCACTGATACTCGAATCAATAGTTCACAGCATCGTATTGACTGCGTTTCCGGTCGTATTCGAAAAGACCGTTTTATATACGATATACGGAGCTTTAATGGCAGGACTCTTTGAAGAGACTGCCAGATTCCTGATATTCAAGTTCCTGCTCAAGAAGAGGACCAACCGCGAGACTTCCATATCTTACGGCATAGGACACGGCGGTATTGAAGCTTTCATCTTCCTGGCATACGCAGGTGCTCAATATGTCATCTATGCGATCCTGATCGAGCAGGGTCAGCTGCAGAGCATGATAGATTCGGCTGCAAAAGCAGGCGCCGATACATCTTCTCTGGAAGCGCTCCCCGAGGCGATCGCTTCGCTTACCGCAGGTTCGATCGCGCTTTCGTGCTTCGAGCGAGTGTCAGCAATCCTGATCCATATAGCATTGTCCGTAATCGTATTCTATGGAGTAAAAAAGTCTCGTATTTCTCTTTACTTCCTGGCTATACTGCTCCACGCGCTCTTTGACGTGCCCGCTGCGCTCTATCAGAAAGGCGTGATCACGAGCATGCCTTTCCTGGAGATCTTTATGTTCGTATTCGCAATAGTTGCTTTCGCGACCGTATATAAACTGCTCTACAGCAAGGACACTGAACCCGGCGAGGTGGCTCCAAGTGTCTAA
- a CDS encoding DNA-binding transcriptional regulator, MerR family, with protein sequence MSKYTTGEIAKLCNVTVRTVQYYDTRGILEPSELTEGGRRLYTDDDLHKLKIICFLRDLGLPIDSISQILAEEDPSSVISLLLQQQEADLKNEISERQEKLGKLNDLKNGLTQMPEVSVDSIGDVAYTISSKKSLQKIRTIIILLGIPNTLFQWTAIALWIIKGWWWLFVIQMILAIPQAIAITSYYHKRVSYICPHCHKVFKPGYKEMFFAKHTPTTRKLTCTECGVSGFCVEVSSPESGKR encoded by the coding sequence GTGTCTAAATATACGACAGGCGAGATAGCCAAGCTTTGCAATGTAACGGTCAGGACCGTACAGTATTACGATACCCGCGGGATCCTCGAGCCCTCCGAACTGACCGAGGGAGGTCGTCGCCTCTACACCGATGACGACCTCCATAAGTTGAAGATAATCTGCTTCCTCAGGGATCTGGGCTTGCCGATCGATTCGATCTCCCAGATCCTCGCCGAGGAAGACCCTTCATCCGTCATCTCCCTGCTCCTTCAGCAGCAGGAAGCCGATCTGAAGAATGAGATCTCCGAGAGACAGGAAAAACTCGGAAAGCTTAATGACCTCAAGAACGGACTCACCCAGATGCCCGAAGTCTCTGTCGACTCAATAGGCGACGTAGCCTACACGATCTCGAGCAAGAAGTCACTTCAAAAGATCAGAACGATCATCATACTTCTGGGCATCCCCAATACGCTCTTCCAGTGGACGGCGATCGCACTGTGGATCATCAAAGGCTGGTGGTGGCTCTTCGTGATCCAGATGATACTTGCCATACCTCAGGCCATCGCGATCACAAGTTATTACCATAAGCGCGTCTCCTACATCTGCCCGCACTGCCATAAAGTCTTCAAGCCAGGTTACAAAGAGATGTTCTTTGCCAAGCATACTCCCACCACCAGGAAGCTAACCTGCACCGAGTGCGGCGTCAGCGGCTTCTGCGTCGAGGTGAGTTCGCCTGAGTCGGGTAAGAGATGA
- a CDS encoding thioredoxin reductase (NADPH), with the protein MADIIIIGAGTAGLTAAIYCRRAGMDTVIYEAEAYGGQIINTPEIENYPGFTNISGFEYATKLFEQATGLGARIEFDKIISIEGDAESGFTVKGEYGAKDTAKAVIIAVGARNRHMGIDMEEQLTGKGVSYCATCDGSFYKDKPVAVFGGGNTAVEDAIYLSGICSKVYIVHRREQFRAESGLVGTLLSKPNVETVLPYVVKELLHDDRLTGIRVENTKDGSTRDIEVAGLFVAIGQIPSNEPFKDMIPLDPTGYAIADESCLTDVKGIFVAGDGRTKKVRQLTTAAADGAVAALAACDFISTAGL; encoded by the coding sequence ATGGCAGACATCATCATCATCGGAGCGGGAACGGCAGGGCTGACCGCGGCTATCTATTGCAGACGTGCGGGAATGGATACCGTTATCTACGAAGCTGAGGCCTACGGCGGACAGATAATCAATACTCCCGAGATCGAAAATTACCCGGGATTTACGAACATATCGGGATTTGAGTATGCGACCAAGCTCTTTGAGCAGGCTACGGGTCTTGGGGCGAGGATCGAGTTCGATAAGATCATCTCTATCGAAGGTGATGCCGAGTCAGGCTTTACCGTAAAGGGTGAATACGGTGCAAAGGACACCGCAAAGGCCGTGATCATCGCAGTCGGTGCCCGTAATAGGCATATGGGAATAGATATGGAGGAACAGCTTACGGGTAAAGGCGTATCCTATTGCGCTACCTGCGACGGATCTTTTTATAAGGATAAGCCCGTTGCGGTATTCGGAGGCGGCAATACTGCTGTTGAAGACGCTATCTATCTGTCGGGGATCTGCTCCAAGGTCTATATCGTTCACCGCCGTGAGCAGTTCAGGGCCGAATCGGGTCTTGTGGGCACGCTCCTTTCAAAGCCTAATGTTGAGACGGTGCTCCCCTATGTCGTTAAGGAGCTCCTCCATGACGACAGGCTCACCGGCATAAGAGTCGAGAATACGAAGGACGGCAGTACAAGAGATATAGAAGTCGCAGGGCTCTTCGTAGCGATCGGTCAGATCCCTTCAAATGAGCCGTTTAAGGACATGATACCGCTCGATCCCACAGGCTATGCCATAGCCGATGAGAGCTGTCTTACGGACGTTAAGGGCATCTTTGTAGCGGGAGACGGCAGGACGAAGAAGGTAAGACAGCTTACAACTGCGGCGGCAGACGGAGCGGTCGCGGCGCTCGCCGCATGTGACTTTATAAGCACGGCAGGTCTTTAA
- a CDS encoding addiction module toxin, RelE/StbE family has product MRFSIRITSKAIEDIRKAAAYIREDLLNPVAADHLLDHVTERFSSLSDMPEIQQLAADPVLRDKGIRFITIDNYIAFYRIDNESRIVYVLRFQYGRRNWLDILRGDSAPAPDQPSSPSI; this is encoded by the coding sequence ATGAGATTCAGTATCAGGATAACCTCCAAAGCCATAGAAGACATCAGGAAAGCGGCTGCGTATATCCGTGAAGACCTTCTTAACCCCGTAGCGGCAGATCATCTTCTCGATCATGTTACGGAACGCTTCAGCTCTCTGTCTGACATGCCCGAGATCCAACAGCTCGCCGCTGATCCGGTACTTCGTGACAAAGGAATACGATTTATTACTATAGATAACTACATCGCTTTCTATCGAATAGATAACGAATCCCGTATCGTCTATGTCCTTCGGTTTCAGTACGGAAGGCGCAACTGGCTTGATATACTTCGCGGAGATTCAGCTCCCGCTCCCGATCAGCCGAGCTCTCCGAGCATCTGA
- a CDS encoding acyl-CoA thioester hydrolase has product MKEIRPYEHVVQYYETDQMKVVHHSNYIRWFEEARIDIFEQIGLGYKAMEENGIISPVVGVQAKYKTMARFYDTVVINLRFVKYTGIRLYIEYTITDKATGEVRCTGESEHCFIDTEGKIISIKRSYPEISKVLEEYLDRKED; this is encoded by the coding sequence GTGAAAGAGATCAGACCTTACGAGCACGTTGTGCAGTATTATGAGACGGATCAGATGAAGGTGGTCCACCATTCGAACTATATTAGGTGGTTCGAAGAAGCCAGGATCGATATCTTTGAACAGATCGGACTCGGCTACAAGGCTATGGAGGAGAACGGCATCATAAGTCCCGTTGTCGGCGTACAGGCAAAGTACAAGACTATGGCGAGATTTTACGATACGGTCGTCATCAACTTAAGATTCGTCAAGTATACCGGCATCCGCCTTTATATCGAATATACGATCACCGATAAGGCGACGGGCGAGGTCAGATGCACGGGAGAGAGCGAGCATTGCTTTATCGATACGGAAGGAAAGATCATCTCCATCAAAAGATCATACCCCGAGATCAGTAAGGTCCTCGAGGAGTATCTCGATCGAAAGGAAGACTGA
- a CDS encoding Ribonuclease BN, tRNA processing enzyme, with the protein MLRFLGRGSAFCDEHNSAVMTFDNELILLDCPMSAFVKLKNADLSKYSAINILVTHTHSDHVSGIAMLIDYEFFIGHIPVTVIAPSVEVRNDLFYLIDRLDGCEPEWYSLKVASEIDAPWLKAVIPTHHTDTLEGRCFGYCLSDGKNDIVYTGDTNTLEPFEPYLHEGTILYTEVSSYKTAVHLFISDIKEKLKAYNARGISVYLMHMDRESNILKEADGTGALPAPLINKEDTI; encoded by the coding sequence ATGCTGAGATTTCTGGGCAGAGGATCAGCTTTTTGCGATGAGCACAACAGTGCCGTCATGACCTTCGATAACGAGCTCATATTGCTCGACTGCCCGATGTCGGCTTTCGTAAAGCTCAAGAATGCGGATCTTTCCAAATATTCCGCGATAAACATCCTTGTCACACATACACACAGCGATCATGTGAGCGGTATTGCCATGCTCATTGATTATGAGTTCTTTATAGGACATATTCCCGTTACGGTCATAGCACCTTCCGTGGAGGTTAGAAATGACCTCTTTTATCTCATCGACAGACTGGACGGATGCGAACCCGAATGGTATTCGCTGAAAGTTGCTTCCGAGATCGATGCACCCTGGCTCAAGGCAGTTATCCCGACACATCACACGGATACGCTAGAAGGCCGATGCTTCGGTTACTGCCTGAGCGACGGGAAGAATGACATCGTCTACACGGGCGATACGAACACGCTGGAGCCTTTCGAGCCTTATCTGCACGAGGGCACGATCCTTTATACGGAAGTGTCGTCATATAAGACGGCAGTCCATCTGTTCATCTCGGATATAAAGGAAAAGCTCAAGGCCTATAACGCCAGAGGCATAAGTGTATATCTCATGCACATGGACCGCGAAAGCAACATACTAAAGGAAGCTGACGGAACAGGGGCTCTCCCCGCACCGCTCATCAATAAGGAGGACACCATATGA
- a CDS encoding Predicted branched-chain amino acid permease (azaleucine resistance) has translation MTFKRGFKDGLPIGLGYLSVSFSFGILAITNGLSWWQAVLISLSCVTSAGQVAGVGIMAASGTLVEMAVAQLVINMRYSLMSISLSQKTDKTFNTPGRLITAFFITDEIFGVASAKDDDVSRNYFLGLAVLPVLGWTLGTLLGAVCGNILPEILTESLAIGIYGMFVAIVIPASRKNKAIAVVSFISVVLSVVCYYTPVLHENISSGFTIIICSVIAALIGVFALPIEEKAQEGAESE, from the coding sequence ATGACGTTTAAACGAGGCTTCAAAGACGGATTACCGATCGGATTAGGATACTTATCGGTATCCTTTTCTTTTGGAATACTTGCGATCACCAACGGACTTTCATGGTGGCAGGCAGTCCTTATCTCGCTGTCCTGCGTAACATCCGCCGGACAGGTCGCAGGTGTAGGTATAATGGCCGCCTCGGGAACATTAGTCGAGATGGCAGTCGCGCAGCTCGTCATAAATATGCGATATTCCCTGATGAGCATCTCGCTCTCACAAAAGACGGATAAGACATTTAATACCCCGGGCAGGCTCATCACGGCATTCTTCATTACCGATGAGATATTCGGTGTGGCGTCCGCCAAGGATGATGACGTGTCCCGTAACTATTTTCTCGGTCTCGCCGTCCTCCCCGTTCTCGGATGGACGCTCGGTACGCTGCTCGGAGCCGTATGCGGCAATATCCTGCCCGAGATCCTCACAGAGTCGCTCGCGATCGGTATCTACGGCATGTTCGTAGCCATCGTGATACCCGCTTCGCGAAAGAATAAGGCCATCGCCGTCGTATCTTTTATCTCCGTGGTCCTTTCAGTAGTCTGCTATTACACGCCCGTGCTTCACGAGAATATCTCGTCGGGCTTTACGATAATAATCTGCTCGGTCATCGCTGCTCTTATCGGAGTCTTTGCCCTGCCGATCGAAGAAAAGGCTCAGGAAGGTGCCGAAAGTGAGTAA
- a CDS encoding Putative ABC-transporter type IV, producing the protein MNNELSQRKRTVITIFMLAVLGCMIGWVYEMLFYRIDMGHFVRRGQGGPWLPIYGFGALGLTLVTYRKKVKPIVVFIITMIGAGIIEFATGWTLYHFFNGMRLWDYNTEIWNWGNIGGYVCLRSVLVFGVFGVLYAKWAVPGFFKMTGKMEKKTLLLIAIPLAVIFFGDIVFSYMIKPLFLK; encoded by the coding sequence ATGAACAATGAACTTTCGCAGCGAAAGCGCACAGTCATAACCATTTTTATGCTTGCCGTATTGGGCTGCATGATAGGATGGGTTTATGAGATGCTCTTTTACAGGATCGATATGGGCCATTTTGTAAGGCGCGGTCAGGGGGGACCGTGGCTTCCTATCTACGGCTTCGGAGCGCTCGGACTGACTCTCGTTACTTACAGGAAAAAGGTAAAGCCGATCGTGGTATTCATAATAACGATGATCGGCGCCGGCATCATAGAATTTGCTACGGGCTGGACGCTCTACCATTTCTTTAACGGCATGAGGCTTTGGGACTACAATACCGAGATCTGGAACTGGGGAAATATCGGAGGATATGTATGCCTGAGGTCTGTACTCGTGTTCGGTGTATTCGGTGTCCTTTATGCTAAGTGGGCTGTCCCCGGATTTTTCAAGATGACGGGGAAGATGGAGAAGAAGACGCTTCTTCTGATCGCCATACCTCTCGCCGTTATCTTCTTCGGAGATATCGTTTTCTCGTATATGATAAAGCCGCTGTTCCTTAAGTAA
- a CDS encoding diguanylate cyclase (GGDEF) domain-containing protein, translating into MTYDPETILNSIYDTSENLYREMCSNKENDHATLFNHLTELGKSIVGADRGSFWKWDRRRGQLWTTSATGVDKIVIPDNSGLVGKALRLGKVVVTNDPYSDPDFNSAVDKQTGYVTKSILVLPVADINGSFIGAFQLINKLDGTGFNEDTDVHKLSLPALICGIALESETFLEDSLHDKLTKLKNRMGFYNDFARKYSKYMTPDCDKPLSMFICDIDKFKRVNDTYGHNAGDDVLAYTAGLIADACSDDDCAYRWGGEEFIMVMQNTDLEQAAAKAEKLRVTLMNSDIIADGNVIRCTLSFGCREFDYKMSIEDNISVADSHLYTAKESGRNRVIY; encoded by the coding sequence ATGACTTACGATCCCGAGACGATCCTGAACTCGATCTACGACACGAGCGAGAATCTCTATCGCGAGATGTGCTCAAACAAAGAGAACGACCATGCTACTCTCTTCAACCATCTGACCGAACTCGGTAAGTCTATCGTAGGCGCCGACAGAGGAAGCTTCTGGAAGTGGGACAGAAGACGCGGACAGCTCTGGACTACATCCGCTACGGGAGTCGACAAGATCGTTATCCCGGACAACAGCGGCCTCGTAGGAAAGGCATTAAGGCTCGGCAAGGTAGTAGTTACAAACGATCCTTATTCCGATCCCGACTTTAATTCCGCAGTAGATAAGCAGACGGGATATGTAACGAAGTCGATCCTCGTCCTCCCCGTTGCCGACATCAACGGCAGCTTCATCGGTGCATTCCAGCTCATAAACAAGCTCGACGGCACGGGATTTAATGAGGATACGGACGTACATAAGCTCTCGCTCCCCGCACTGATCTGCGGTATCGCTCTCGAGTCCGAGACATTCCTCGAGGATTCCCTCCACGACAAGCTCACAAAGCTCAAGAACAGGATGGGCTTCTATAACGACTTCGCAAGAAAATACAGCAAGTATATGACACCTGACTGTGATAAGCCGCTCTCGATGTTCATATGCGATATCGATAAGTTCAAGAGAGTAAACGATACCTATGGTCATAACGCAGGTGACGATGTTCTCGCATATACTGCAGGCCTCATCGCCGATGCATGTTCCGATGACGACTGCGCTTACAGATGGGGCGGCGAGGAATTCATCATGGTGATGCAGAACACCGACCTCGAGCAGGCTGCTGCAAAAGCCGAGAAGCTCAGGGTCACGCTCATGAATTCCGATATCATCGCAGACGGCAACGTTATCCGTTGCACATTGAGCTTCGGCTGCAGAGAGTTTGATTACAAGATGTCGATCGAGGACAACATAAGCGTTGCTGACTCTCACCTTTATACCGCCAAGGAGAGCGGCAGGAACAGAGTCATCTATTGA
- a CDS encoding Branched-chain amino acid transport protein (AzlD) has protein sequence MSNSVYIPLLIVMALSTYLVRALPFTLFQGKIRNKRVQAFFDYIPYSVLSAMTFPAILYSTGSVLSAGAGFLTALLLAWKGKSLLTVAIGTCLVTLIVSLLMTLV, from the coding sequence GTGAGTAACTCAGTCTACATCCCCCTTCTCATAGTTATGGCGCTCTCCACATACCTTGTCAGGGCTCTGCCTTTCACGCTCTTCCAGGGCAAGATCAGAAATAAGAGAGTTCAGGCCTTCTTCGACTATATCCCTTACTCCGTATTGTCGGCCATGACATTTCCCGCGATACTTTATTCCACCGGGTCCGTACTGTCGGCAGGAGCAGGATTTCTGACAGCGCTCCTTCTGGCATGGAAAGGCAAGAGCCTTCTCACCGTCGCGATTGGAACATGCCTTGTAACGCTGATCGTGAGCCTTCTCATGACACTTGTATAA
- a CDS encoding diguanylate cyclase (GGDEF) domain-containing protein — protein MYYASIGIISLIVHIIINNVALRKVENTSENSVRLKYRQYLLAITVYFISDALWGFFYDRGWLIPTYFDTCLFFFSMVLSVLFWTRAVVAFTKSTGKLGRILVGAGWIIFGFKVLVLILNLFIPIVFSFDAAGVYQALPARYLTLFMQMILFFATALYAFVKAHRSEGEKKLHYRTVGFSGLIMAIFIELQMFFPLMPLYSLGCLFGTCLIHAFVYMDKDEQYNRNIEMAKQKAYKDGLTGVKNKLAYLEFQAGLEIGIEDGSLKEYGVVVFDLNGLKHINDTLGHEAGDEYIKNACMLICQQFKHSPVFRIGGDEFVVILKGEDYENREELEASFRNTIDENQKNGTVVVSSGLAVYMPNVDESYIDVFKRADDQMYARKQALKAKG, from the coding sequence ATGTATTACGCAAGTATAGGAATAATCTCGTTAATTGTTCATATCATTATCAATAATGTTGCGCTCAGAAAAGTCGAAAATACGAGCGAGAACTCTGTCCGCCTTAAATATCGTCAGTACCTGCTCGCGATCACGGTCTACTTTATCTCGGATGCTTTATGGGGCTTTTTCTATGATCGGGGCTGGCTGATCCCCACATATTTTGATACATGTCTTTTCTTCTTCTCGATGGTACTGTCCGTGCTCTTTTGGACACGTGCGGTCGTAGCTTTTACGAAGAGTACCGGGAAACTCGGCAGGATACTCGTCGGTGCAGGATGGATCATCTTCGGGTTCAAAGTCCTGGTTCTGATCCTTAATCTGTTTATCCCCATAGTATTCTCTTTTGACGCTGCCGGAGTATATCAGGCGCTTCCTGCCAGATATCTTACTCTTTTTATGCAGATGATCCTTTTCTTTGCCACTGCTCTATATGCATTTGTCAAAGCTCATCGTTCCGAGGGGGAGAAAAAGCTCCATTACAGGACCGTCGGCTTTTCAGGACTTATCATGGCCATATTTATCGAGCTTCAGATGTTTTTCCCACTCATGCCTTTATATTCGCTCGGATGTCTCTTCGGTACATGCCTGATCCATGCTTTCGTTTATATGGATAAAGATGAGCAGTATAACCGTAATATCGAGATGGCAAAGCAGAAGGCCTATAAGGACGGACTTACGGGAGTTAAGAACAAGCTTGCTTACCTTGAGTTCCAGGCAGGACTCGAGATCGGCATAGAGGATGGTTCGCTCAAGGAGTACGGTGTTGTCGTATTTGACCTGAACGGTCTTAAGCACATCAACGATACGCTGGGACACGAAGCGGGCGACGAATATATCAAGAATGCATGTATGCTCATCTGTCAGCAGTTCAAGCACAGCCCCGTTTTCCGTATCGGCGGAGACGAATTCGTAGTGATACTTAAGGGCGAAGATTACGAGAACAGGGAAGAGCTCGAGGCTTCTTTCAGGAATACGATAGACGAGAATCAGAAGAACGGAACGGTGGTCGTTTCAAGCGGTCTCGCAGTCTATATGCCGAATGTCGATGAAAGTTATATTGACGTATTCAAGCGTGCAGACGATCAGATGTATGCTCGAAAGCAGGCACTCAAGGCTAAAGGGTAA
- a CDS encoding poly-beta-1,6 N-acetyl-D-glucosamine synthase/poly-beta-1,6-N-acetyl-D-glucosamine biosynthesis protein PgaD,TIGR03940, producing MPLHLMETFVFWYPAVMAMMWVFGSLLFYLNNERKGPDILESFPFVSILMPAHNESTILYPVIEEMTQLNYPNYEIIIINDGSSDDTAEVIKDLARKYPIVRAIDLKPNCGKANALYLGTIASKGEILVGVDADSYLDKNALRYLVSHFVKENNGERVGAVTGNPRVRNRGTLLGKLQLCEYASIISLIKRTQRVLGKVMTVSGVCVAYRKRALMDCGFWDRDMMTEDIAVTWKLEKKFWDVRYEPRALCWMLVPETVKGLWRQRKRWSEGGLEVIFRHYDIFRSWRRRRMMPIYFEQVCSFTWSVCWLILTVILIYMEITGKTVFTEYIWKSQFLSFVCLFQFIVAMFIESKYDRDVLKNSWSVIWYPLFYWYINVFIALAAVVRAILPNKKLATWKSPDRGITQLAKEAEIKENGLQDMISDEPVVTDNKEISEDEFRIGRLAQAASGQTVGDGEELVSADLSFPLVDGSERHPAIDYKIEHHIEYENKQKPWKRLIEVCLTVISWIYIVVYWLFMIQGIFCDMIGRPVREFWIYTYDSIHQTEIYFSILANVILVEILVLILWKEYNYRRFGRLRRRHFKPDVSEAEIDEYFDLPADISYALHNNKIIEVPVNPIPEGMGQGRKQKKRKKR from the coding sequence ATGCCGTTGCATCTGATGGAGACATTCGTATTCTGGTATCCCGCAGTCATGGCTATGATGTGGGTGTTCGGTTCCCTGCTCTTTTATCTGAATAACGAACGAAAGGGACCCGATATCCTCGAGAGCTTTCCCTTTGTATCGATCCTCATGCCGGCCCATAACGAGAGCACGATCCTCTATCCCGTTATAGAGGAGATGACCCAGCTCAATTACCCGAATTATGAGATCATAATCATAAACGACGGCAGTTCCGACGATACGGCCGAAGTCATAAAGGATCTGGCACGAAAGTATCCTATCGTAAGAGCAATCGACCTTAAGCCTAACTGCGGCAAGGCAAATGCGCTCTATCTCGGAACTATCGCCTCAAAGGGAGAGATCCTCGTAGGCGTCGATGCCGATTCATATCTTGATAAGAACGCGCTCCGCTATCTGGTATCCCATTTCGTCAAAGAGAATAACGGAGAGAGAGTCGGAGCGGTTACGGGTAATCCTCGTGTCCGCAACAGAGGAACGCTACTCGGAAAGCTCCAGCTCTGCGAATATGCGAGCATCATAAGCCTCATCAAGCGTACGCAGCGCGTTCTCGGCAAGGTAATGACCGTGTCGGGCGTATGTGTCGCCTATCGAAAGAGAGCGCTCATGGACTGCGGTTTCTGGGATCGTGACATGATGACGGAGGATATTGCCGTTACGTGGAAGCTCGAGAAGAAGTTCTGGGATGTAAGGTATGAGCCCAGAGCACTTTGCTGGATGCTCGTGCCCGAGACCGTCAAGGGACTCTGGAGACAGAGAAAGCGCTGGTCCGAGGGCGGACTTGAAGTTATCTTCAGACATTACGATATCTTCAGGAGCTGGAGACGCCGCCGCATGATGCCCATCTATTTCGAGCAGGTATGTTCATTTACCTGGTCTGTCTGCTGGCTCATCCTGACCGTCATCCTCATCTATATGGAGATAACGGGGAAGACAGTATTTACCGAATATATCTGGAAGAGTCAGTTCCTTTCGTTCGTATGTCTTTTCCAGTTCATAGTCGCGATGTTCATCGAATCGAAGTACGACAGGGATGTACTCAAGAACTCCTGGTCAGTCATCTGGTATCCGCTCTTTTACTGGTATATCAACGTATTTATCGCGCTTGCGGCAGTAGTCAGGGCAATCCTTCCCAATAAGAAGCTCGCTACATGGAAGTCTCCTGACCGCGGTATCACGCAGCTTGCCAAGGAGGCCGAGATCAAGGAGAACGGACTTCAGGACATGATCTCCGATGAGCCGGTAGTCACAGACAATAAAGAGATCTCTGAGGATGAGTTTCGTATCGGACGTCTGGCTCAGGCTGCTTCCGGACAGACAGTAGGCGACGGAGAAGAGCTGGTCAGTGCCGATCTTTCGTTCCCGCTCGTCGACGGCAGCGAGAGGCATCCCGCGATCGACTATAAGATCGAGCATCATATCGAATACGAGAATAAGCAGAAGCCGTGGAAGCGCTTGATCGAAGTATGTCTTACGGTCATTTCCTGGATATATATCGTCGTATACTGGCTCTTCATGATACAGGGTATATTCTGCGACATGATCGGCAGACCCGTAAGGGAATTCTGGATCTATACTTACGATTCCATCCACCAGACCGAGATCTATTTTTCGATCCTCGCGAATGTTATCCTGGTCGAGATCCTCGTGCTCATATTATGGAAAGAATATAACTACAGAAGGTTCGGCAGGCTCAGAAGACGCCACTTTAAGCCTGATGTATCCGAGGCGGAGATAGATGAGTATTTTGACCTCCCCGCGGATATCAGTTATGCTCTTCATAACAATAAGATAATAGAAGTTCCGGTCAATCCCATCCCCGAAGGCATGGGTCAGGGCAGGAAGCAGAAGAAAAGAAAGAAAAGGTAA
- a CDS encoding peroxiredoxin Q/BCP, with translation MLDIGSKAPDFTLPDQNGENHSLKDYKGKKVILYFYPKDNTSGCTKQACGFGELLPQFTEKGAVILGVSKDSVASHKKFEEKFSLPFTLLSDTELNVIKAYDVWKEKKNYGKVSMGVVRTTYLIDEKGVIVKAFDKVKAAENPAQMLGELG, from the coding sequence ATGCTCGATATCGGCAGCAAGGCACCGGATTTCACTTTACCCGATCAAAACGGGGAGAACCATTCACTTAAGGACTATAAAGGTAAGAAAGTCATTCTATATTTCTATCCCAAGGATAATACGTCAGGCTGTACAAAGCAGGCATGCGGCTTTGGTGAGCTCCTGCCGCAGTTCACGGAGAAGGGTGCAGTCATCTTAGGCGTCAGCAAGGACTCCGTTGCTTCCCACAAGAAGTTCGAAGAGAAGTTCTCTTTGCCTTTTACGCTCCTTTCGGATACGGAGCTCAATGTCATTAAGGCATATGATGTATGGAAAGAGAAGAAGAATTACGGCAAGGTATCGATGGGCGTAGTAAGAACTACGTACCTGATCGATGAAAAGGGCGTGATCGTAAAGGCTTTCGATAAGGTGAAGGCCGCCGAGAATCCCGCTCAGATGCTCGGAGAGCTCGGCTGA